Genomic DNA from Pelomicrobium methylotrophicum:
GATCCGTCCGCTGCACGACCGCGTCATTGTGAAGCGCGTCGAAGAAGAGCGTAAGACCGCCTCCGGCATCGTAATCCCTGACACTGCCGCCGAAAAGCCCGACCAGGGCGAGGTCATTGCGGTAGGCACGGGCAAGGTGCTGGAAGACGGAAAAGTCATTCCGCTGCAAGTCAAAGTGGGAGACCGGGTGCTCTTCGGCAAGTACTCCGGTACCACGGTGAAGGTCAAGGGCGAAGAGCTCCTGGTGATGCGAGAAGACGACATCATGGGAATTCTCGAAGCCGCTTGATCCGCAAAGGCGTCTAACCAGATTGTGGAGAAAACCATGGCAGCCAAAGAAGTCAAGTTCCACGAATCTGCCCGCCATCGCATGGTAAACGGCGTGAACATTTTGGCCGACGCCGTCAAAGTCACCCTCGGGCCCAAGGGCCGCAACGTGGTGCTGGAGCGTTCCTGGGGCGCGCCGACGGTGACCAAGGACGGGGTATCGGTCGCCAAGGAGATCGAGCTCAAGGACAAGTTCGAGAACATGGGCGCCCAGATGCTGAAGGAGGTGGCGTCCAAGACCTCCGATGTGGCGGGCGACGGCACCACCACCGCCACCGTGCTCGCGCAGGCCATCGTGCTGGAGGGCATGAAGTATGTCGCGGC
This window encodes:
- the groES gene encoding co-chaperone GroES — its product is MKIRPLHDRVIVKRVEEERKTASGIVIPDTAAEKPDQGEVIAVGTGKVLEDGKVIPLQVKVGDRVLFGKYSGTTVKVKGEELLVMREDDIMGILEAA